ccatcaccctcctctcccccttctcaggGCTGAGCCTGGTGGTGGGCCTGGTCCTCTACATCAGCAGCATCAACGACGAGGTGATGAACCGGCCACGTGAGCCCGAGCACTTCTTCCACTACCACTACGGCTGGTCCTTCGCCTTCGCTGCCAGCTCCTTCCTCCTCAAAGAGGTCAGCACACCAGTGCGCCTGCTAGCGTAGCACCAGACCACTAACCTCCGCTAACTGCTAACCAACGTCTAGCGCAGTACTTCACTGTTAGGATCCCCCCCAACCACCTCGCGTCAACATTCATAAATGTTAATAGCGCACACTTTATGGTGACAGCTCTGTCACAGCGGCAGCTTAAAACGCTGCTGTCGTCACATGAATATACAGTTCGCTCGAGGGCTCTTGTTTTTCTCCAGCCCCTCTGCGGCggcaagaggaagaggagagggaatagTGCTTAGCGCCAGCACCGATGTGCTCAAGTTTCAAGGATGTTGTATCAAGATGTCAGCGATGAATAGTGGATGAGGTGTAAATGCTTTGCGCAACATGAATGCATTTTTGATAATGAGTTATTACACGGAGGAGCGATTTGGTTGAGTCTGAGCATTATTGTCTCTTCAGTGCATTGCAGGGTAGGTTGCTAAGACACTAAGAGGTTTGTGCATCATATTATTAAAATGTTTCATAATTTATATGGAttcaaaaaaaatatttgtagatCTTTCAGGATGCGATATTACATCGTGTTGTATTGAGGGGTATTGTGCtttattaaaggcccagtgcagtcaaaaacgagatttcctgtgttttatatatatttctaaactgtgaggttggaataatactgtgaaattgtgaaaattattaCAATGCCATTTTACTGTAAGGGCTGTATGAAAAGAACTCATGAAATGCCATCCTGTTtgggtgggatggagttttggcctgcctggtgatcAATTAGTTAATATACCAATCAGAAAGAAAGTTGTTTTcggttttcccctccccactcagaccactcccagacagtcctagcaaaattgtTGCTTGAGAAATGGCTCGTTGCTTTGAAGCAATTGTTCTTtcttttttaaacatttgcattgaaaacaatcacagtaaggttaCCCACAAgctatttgatattgagataaaaatggctgcattggacctttaaatgtTCCAGTATGTATTGTATTTCATGGCCCAGTACTGTATGTCATTTTTATATAATATAATTTATTTTTAGTTAGACTTCTTTTTGCTGTGGTTCAGAGTGTGCCTGATGTATGTATGATGGCCCAATGTGTCACTTATGACTTCTTTATGATGTTGTTTCAGTTTCATGTCATGCGTTAATATGAGTCATGGTATCTCATCGTGTGCTTGGGCTGCTCTCTCCCAGGGGGCTGGGGTGATGTCAGTGTACCTCTTCATGAAGCGCTACGCCGAGGAGGAGATGTACCGGCCCCACCCATCCCTCTACCGCCCCCGCCTGTCCGAGTGCAGCGACTACAGCGGCCAATACCTTCATCCCGAGTCGTGGCCACCTCCAAAGAGGGGCCGCAGCGCGTCTGAAGTCTCCAGCGACATCTCCATCCAGCTGAACCAGACGCCCCCGCCGCCCAAGGGCAGCTCCatgcagcagcagcaggccccGTCCTCTGGCCCCTCCTCGGGCTCCAGCTACCagccgtcctcctcctcctcctcctacccccacCACTCCATGTCCTCCCACCCCCTCCACTCCAGCCACCACACCATGTCCTCCCACCCCAGCGGGCCCCCTCCCCAGTCCATGCCCATGGCCATGCCCCCCTCTGCCCAGCCCCCTCCCCGATACCACCAACACATGCACATGAGTGCCTCGCCGTGCTAGAAGGGGGGAGT
This window of the Oncorhynchus keta strain PuntledgeMale-10-30-2019 chromosome 20, Oket_V2, whole genome shotgun sequence genome carries:
- the LOC118399269 gene encoding voltage-dependent calcium channel gamma-7 subunit-like — protein: MFSTRALTLLSSVFGACGLLLVGVAVSTDYWLLMEEGVVLQQNQSMEVRMALHSGMWRVCFVAGPEKGRCVASEYFTTEAEIDIVTENTANILKMVRTATPFPMVSLLFVFTAFVISNIGHIRPQRTILAFISGIFFILSGLSLVVGLVLYISSINDEVMNRPREPEHFFHYHYGWSFAFAASSFLLKEGAGVMSVYLFMKRYAEEEMYRPHPSLYRPRLSECSDYSGQYLHPESWPPPKRGRSASEVSSDISIQLNQTPPPPKGSSMQQQQAPSSGPSSGSSYQPSSSSSSYPHHSMSSHPLHSSHHTMSSHPSGPPPQSMPMAMPPSAQPPPRYHQHMHMSASPC